A single window of Leishmania panamensis strain MHOM/PA/94/PSC-1 chromosome 35 sequence DNA harbors:
- a CDS encoding hypothetical protein (TriTrypDB/GeneDB-style sysID: LpmP.35.2760) — translation MPLVKAETDERFVAEVAQSVDGACARMNDHVSGMIEEYLRRRIQQVHDDAKQELDVVRKQLERRIADAEAAKAAEEERHQKTKTQVAQAAVALQQMQARLHLKPLFHTWRRCADVHRERRRLAVEAHIHIGRLGMFHAYTQWRLFAAACRQNRLEAKEMHKRDCREQELLGQIEEYQRQLEVEREKDSRLSEKLKEAFVRGMCALNREAVHVLHGSEENQDEDVEAIAEILSRESNSRHRSVAPVHMDSSIPSNTHAHDVCPVHHVDARGNFYHPCFALGYCEYDRRQASRSPVSSGAPPSASGPFVVCADLQTARSIDSGPLVPFRRLSKSSKTRWRM, via the coding sequence ATGCCGCTCGTAAAGGCAGAGACAGATGAGCGCTTCGTGGCTGAGGTGGCTCAGAGCGTTGACGGCGCTTGCGCTCGCATGAACGACCATGTTTCAGGCATGATAGAGGAGTACCTTCGGCGACGAATTCAGCAAGTGCACGACGACGCCAAACAAGAGCTCGATGTGGTGCGTAAACAGCTGGAGCGAAGGATTGCGGATGCCGAAGCGGCGAAggcagcggaagaggagcgtCACCAGAAGACAAAGACACAAGTGGCGCAGGCCGCtgtggcactgcagcagatGCAAGCGAGGCTTCACCTCAAGCCCCTCTTTCACacatggcggcgctgtgctgACGTTCATCGGGAACGTCGCAGACTCGCTGTGGAGGCTCACATTCACATTGGGCGACTCGGCATGTTTCACGCGTACACGCAGTGGCGCCTGTttgcagcagcgtgccgcCAGAATCGGCTTGAGGCAAAGGAGATGCATAAACGTGACTGCCGCGAGCAGGAGCTACTTGGGCAGATCGAAGAGTACCAGAGGCAAttggaggtggagagagaaaaggataGCAGGTTGAGTGAGAAGCTCAAGGAGGCGTTTGTGCGAGGCATGTGCGCCTTGAACCGCGAGGCAGTGCATGTACTTCATGGCTCAGAAGAGAATCAGGACGAGGATGTGGAGGCGATAGCAGAAATCCTTAGCCGTGAGAGCAATTCACGCCACCGCTCTGTGGCGCCGGTCCACATGGATAGTTCTATTCCGAgcaacacgcacgcccacgATGTTTGCCCGGTGCACCACGTTGATGCCAGAGGGAACTTTTATCATCCCTGCTTTGCCCTGGGGTACTGCGAGTACGATCGTCGCCAAGCTTCGCGCTCCCCAGTATCTTCTGGCGCTCCACCGAGTGCATCAGGGCCATTTGTGGTGTGCGCAGATCTACAAACCGCTCGCTCCATCGACAGCGGCCCCTTAGTACCGTTTCGCCGCCTATCGAAGTCATCAAAGACAAGGTGGAGAATGTAA
- a CDS encoding hypothetical protein (TriTrypDB/GeneDB-style sysID: LpmP.35.2750), translating to MSRRVNAEAMGQILEALFLLRSSRLAEASTDGSAPSVSSEYSTQKPSLTSGTAVGCARHLLRDSVLSAIEIESTQPDSSSLLIIKADPSVTAKKSAYSLSSSAAWRPRKEIGTVLEGRDLHRIDLSGTRLSASFNRSDLSEAILIGTYFAHCTFNLCDLRKANLAGAQFYSCTFLSTDASAAAARRAHFSHCVFHRADLSDWDAAGATFFQCSFTLSDLSRWSVDGQTTVVKPTNWGCCRRLDWVMRPGSSVRECRVVGDANATTALSLAPAEKSSCNLPRGHY from the coding sequence ATGAGTCGCCGTGTTAACGCAGAAGCCATGGGCCAGATCCTCGAAGCGCTCTTCCTGCTTCGCTCATCACGGTTGGCAGAGGCGTCCACCGATGGATCTGCACCATCTGTTTCCTCGGAGTACTCGACGCAGAAGCCCAGCTTGACCTCAGGAACTGCGGTAGGCTGCGCGCGGCACCTTCTACGCGATTCTGTTCTTTCTGCTATCGAAATTGAGTCCACGCAGCCTGATTCCTCATCCCTCTTGATTATCAAAGCAGATCCTTCCGTGACAGCCAAAAAGTCTGCCTACTCATTGAGCTCTTCAGCCGCGTGGCGTCCACGGAAGGAGATCGGAACTGTGCTTGAGGGCCGTGACTTGCACAGGATCGACCTCTCCGGCACACGTTTGTCTGCTAGCTTTAATCGAAGCGATCTTTCCGAGGCTATTCTTATTGGCACCTACTTTGCGCATTGCACGTTCAACTTGTGTGACTTGCGGAAGGCAAATCTGGCAGGTGCTCAGTTTTACTCTTGCACATTCTTGTCTACCGACgcgtccgcagcagcagcacgtcggGCGCATTTCTCTCATTGTGTGTTTCACAGGGCTGACCTGTCTGATTGGGATGCAGCTGGCGCCACCTTCTTTCAATGCAGCTTCACCTTATCTGACCTGTCCCGCTGGTCTGTGGACGGACAAACAACCGTAGTGAAGCCAACCAACTGGGGCTGTTGCCGTCGCTTAGACTGGGTGATGAGGCCAGGGAGCTCGGTGCGTGAGTGCCGCGTGGTCGGAGACGCAAATGCCACAACCGCCCTTTCATTGGCACCTGCTGAGAAGTCATCATGCAACCTGCCACGGGGGCATTACTGA
- a CDS encoding hypothetical protein (TriTrypDB/GeneDB-style sysID: LpmP.35.2740): MSLADAITLLRGLYGSTNNDHRKDCTLQLMQWEKGLPAADVAQIGIGLLKTSNEGVAVQAYGAVLLRHALHARVLQTTQLPVMDLFSWYCNEPTLGPLLRADLMELLIECVIYSEDAVVDQILGSLCAGIESQPRRMLLLSELIVALVEPDFDRVPRESIGRLKRSVTKQGSQLLSAVTMSLYTYYMASGGEQSTALAPDLGLCVEAAFNMIGILAPQLQFCVWQEHNLAATMEVLLRWVPAQHPVLTCATALLRSYSGSDVNKAAVLRVLLTIVLRKIPALVAEGDIAALDEILNLTLELPKDFVQLEGVLLVQSLMPVFSIPSILFGQEAVQLMERMGEEAFRYVDAVEIYNGLRLLLPKNLCHPTQGKSPEGQELSREQFGFVQLFEEVFADFRRGASKILTQLARMYPERTNQYVLSLLVDLPDPQGTPEDPRTRNHFVRQSSLTFVYWEATQFMMECLSAAFELSSVNVNACVSTLLAHEPSDAVLRPVYLNMLSYFWKVRDGADMNVWEGTINILLKCIGDEGSRCTDDIDVSAARRRAHTLLVQMCVEHSRRFVPRTPSLMKQLEPMLMRANGMERSLLYEALIALTAILPAHESDAYLQTIVNPLVNMLATSPALQSQKIFNHIMCAATPDDKDARGVLQGCLNTIAAVFRRCQMTPYVVEKATQLFPLIGHLLLSIHSMQPSDLPPEYRSILEQEAGERDLFLPGKTRMSDAHLANALRGARAILMNIRVALYQVFGELSPILPAERFGEVITALTTSAQIPTHVTRSLTEKCLLPIGKEHPTLLIYIFQLLHRFFAQRKEQVRQQRVEEARVRNTCDDVVESKQWLYYAKDVINFMRSHVLDSHSWKRDKALLLAAAEVAMSIFESGADNRTAQSFLISIVNLTTDTTVSPEVEAALTEVRVVVYSRLVSYVTQTLDGELPPRERENVAYGISEPYVRLFPSLAPSLTMAGISQEQQELLNAHLLIVGNFAGQRRKVKEFLMNMAKANVEASRKV; encoded by the coding sequence ATGTCACTAGCCGATGCTATCACTTTGCTGCGTGGGCTGTACGGGAGCACCAACAATGATCACAGAAAAGACTGCACTCTCCAACTGATGCAATGGGAGAAGGGTCTGCCCGCTGCAGATGTGGCACAGATCGGTATCGGACTTCTTAAGACGTCGAACGAAGGCGTGGCAGTTCAGGCGTATGGTGCGGTTCTGCTACGCCACGCCTTGCACGCTCGCGTGCTACAAACAACACAACTCCCTGTGATGGATTTGTTCTCTTGGTACTGCAATGAGCCGACGTTAGGGCCTTTGTTGCGGGCGGACCTGATGGAGCTCCTCATCGAGTGCGTAATCTACTCAGAGGACGCGGTGGTCGATCAAATACTTGGGTCCCTGTGCGCAGGAATCGAATCCCAGCCCCGCCGAATGCTGCTTCTGAGCGAGTTGATAGTTGCGCTGGTCGAGCCTGATTTCGATCGTGTGCCACGCGAGTCTATCGGGAGGCTGAAGCGCAGTGTGACGAAGCAGGGAAGTCAGCTTCTGAGTGCCGTCACCATGAGTCTGTACACGTACTACATGGCCTCTGGTGGTGAGCAGTccacggcgctggcgccggACTTGGGGCTGTGCGTCGAGGCTGCGTTCAACATGATTGGTATCCTCGCCCCTCAGCTACAGTTCTGTGTATGGCAAGAACATAATCTGGCAGCAACGATGGAGGTACTACTGCGATGGGTGCCGGCGCAGCATCCGGTTCTAACGTGCGCCACCGCCCTGCTGCGCTCCTACTCGGGCAGCGATGTTAACAAAGCGGCCGTCCTGCGCGTTCTGCTCACAATTGTGCTGCGGAAGATACCCGCATTGGTTGCTGAGGGTGACATTGCCGCGTTGGATGAAATTCTTAACCTAACGTTGGAGCTTCCCAAGGACTTTGTGCAGCTGGAGGGTGTGCTACTGGTTCAGAGCCTCATGCCGGTCTTTTCCATACCCAGTATCTTGTTCGGGCAGGAGGCTGTGCAGCTGATGGAGCGcatgggagaggaggcgttTCGCTATGTGGATGCGGTTGAAATCTATAACGGactgcgtctgctgctccccAAGAACCTATGCCATCCCACGCAAGGCAAGAGCCCAGAAGGGCAAGAGCTCTCTCGAGAGCAGTTTGGCTTTGTGCAGCTGTTCGAGGAGGTCTTTGCTGACTTCCGACGAGGTGCCAGCAAGATCTTGACTCAGCTAGCTCGCATGTACCCGGAACGCACGAATCAGTATGTGCTGAGCCTCTTAGTCGACCTGCCTGACCCCCAAGGTACCCCAGAAGACCCGCGTACTCGCAATCACTTTGTGCGACAGAGTAGCCTGACGTTCGTCTACTGGGAGGCTACCCAGTTCATGATGGAGTGCCTCTCGGCCGCTTTCGAGTTATCGTCTGTGAATGTcaatgcgtgtgtgtcgacGTTGTTGGCCCATGAGCCCTCTGACGCGGTGCTCAGACCTGTCTATCTTAACATGCTCTCTTACTTCTGGAAGGTGCGCGACGGCGCTGACATGAATGTATGGGAGGGAACCATTAATATCCTTCTAAAGTGCATCGGCGACGAGGGTAGTCGATGCACTGACGACATCGACGTCTCCGCTGCACGGCGCCGGGCGCACACGCTTCTGGTGCAAATGTGTGTCGAACACAGCCGCCGCTTTGTACCACGGACTCCTTCTCTGATGAAACAGCTGGAGCCGATGCTGATGCGTGCGAATGGAATGGAGCGTTCCCTCCTGTACGAGGCCCTTATTGCTCTCACAGCTATTCTGCCGGCTCACGAGTCTGACGCCTACTTGCAGACAATCGTGAACCCGCTTGTGAACATGCTGGCCACTTCTCCAGCTCTCCAAAGCCAAAAGATATTCAATCACATTATGTGCGCAGCTACACCAGACGACAAGGACGCGAGGGGTGTGCTGCAAGGATGTTTGAACACGATCGCCGCCGTCTTTCGTCGTTGCCAGATGACACCATACGTGGTAGAGAAGGCAACGCAACTGTTCCCACTGATCGGCCACCTGCTCTTGAGCATCCACAGTATGCAGCCGAGCGATCTACCGCCTGAGTACCGCAGCATACTTGAGCAGGAAGCGGGAGAAAGAGATCTGTTTTTGCCTGGTAAGACACGCATGAGTGATGCACACTTGGCCAACGCACTGCGTGGAGCTCGCGCTATTCTTATGAATATTCGTGTCGCTCTATACCAAGTCTTTGGAGAACTGAGCCCCATTTTGCCAGCGGAACGGTTTGGTGAAGTCATCACTGCCCTCACGACCAGCGCTCAGATACCCACACATGttactcgctctctcacggAGAAGTGCTTGCTTCCGATTGGCAAGGAGCACCCGACGTTGCTAATTTACATTTTTCAACTTCTCCACCGATTTTTCGCTCAGCGAAAGGAGCAGGTGCGTCAGCAacgggtggaggaggcaaggGTGCGCAATACATGTGATGATGTGGTGGAGTCAAAGCAATGGCTCTACTACGCAAAAGATGTGATCAATTTTATGCGGAGCCATGTGCTGGACAGCCACTCATGGAAGCGCGACAaagcgcttcttctcgcggcggcagaggtggcgatgAGCATTTTTGAAAGCGGCGCTGACAACCGTACAGCACAGAGTTTTCTCATCTCCATCGTTAACCTCACCACAGACACCACAGTCTCACCGGAGGTGGAAGCAGCCTTGACGGAGGTGCGGGTGGTGGTCTATTCGCGGCTCGTCTCGTACGTGACCCAGACTTTGGACGGCGAATTGCCGCCTCGTGAACGTGAAAATGTGGCTTACGGGATCAGCGAACCCTACGTGAGGCTCTTTCCCAGTCTTGCACCATCCTTGACAATGGCCGGGATTtcacaggagcagcaggagctgctgaatgCACATCTCCTAATCGTTGGCAACTTTGCTGGGCAGCGCCGGAAGGTGAAAGAGTTCTTGATGAACATGGCAAAGGCGAATGTCGAGGCGTCCAGGAAAGTCTGA